In the Micromonospora narathiwatensis genome, one interval contains:
- a CDS encoding MaoC family dehydratase yields the protein MELPTQTFRVTRADLVRYAGASGDFNPIHWSDRTATKVGLPGVIAHGMFTMALVGRAVAAWAGSPDAVVDFGVRFTRPVVVPDTDEGTEIVVSAVVKEVTEAGLTRLDVTATCHGEKVLSQARATVRTPR from the coding sequence GTGGAGCTGCCCACCCAGACGTTCCGGGTGACCCGTGCGGACCTGGTCCGCTACGCGGGTGCCTCGGGCGACTTCAACCCGATCCACTGGAGCGACCGCACCGCTACCAAGGTGGGGCTGCCCGGGGTCATCGCCCACGGCATGTTCACCATGGCGCTGGTCGGCCGGGCGGTCGCCGCCTGGGCCGGTTCCCCCGACGCGGTGGTCGATTTCGGCGTGCGGTTCACCCGCCCGGTGGTCGTGCCCGACACCGACGAGGGCACCGAGATCGTGGTCAGCGCGGTGGTCAAGGAGGTCACCGAGGCGGGCCTGACCAGGCTCGACGTCACCGCGACCTGCCACGGGGAGAAGGTCCTGTCGCAGGCCCGGGCGACCGTCCGGACGCCTCGCTGA
- a CDS encoding tyrosine-type recombinase/integrase — MKSYEVQIWEITKRADRKARPWRVRWAVAGQRFEEMFRTKALAHSFRAELVQAANAGEPFDPATGRPVSEARTKNPTTWYAHSRAYVEMKWPRAAAKTRRSIVEALTSITVTLARPTKRGRPDAALLREALYLYGLNPRRWSEEIPAEHAAALAWLETASLPVVELDSPAMVRRVLDSLCVRLDGKPAAASTVQRKRATFYNVLGYAVELELIDSNPVDRVQWTAPEVAQSIDRRVVASPTQVAALLEAVKSLGKRADKVTAFFGCLYYAGMRPSEAADLRRDDCDLPGRCVGCGADFDDLAAVKPSGTCDHEKIEYRWGRLVLAGTSPRAGSHWTDHGGSHERRGLKHRGRQETRTVPIPPRLVELLCAHVENHGVGPDGRFFRGLHGGPLSESVYDRWWKLAREKALTEAQAASPLARRPYDLRHAAASLWLNAGVPPTEVARRLGHGVAVLLRVYANCIDGGDDTMNDKIGDALG, encoded by the coding sequence ATGAAGAGCTACGAGGTCCAGATCTGGGAGATCACCAAGCGCGCCGACCGGAAGGCTCGGCCCTGGCGGGTCCGCTGGGCAGTGGCTGGCCAGCGCTTTGAGGAAATGTTCCGTACCAAGGCCCTGGCGCACTCGTTCCGCGCCGAGCTGGTCCAGGCGGCCAACGCGGGGGAGCCCTTCGACCCGGCAACCGGTCGCCCGGTGTCCGAGGCGAGGACCAAGAACCCCACCACCTGGTACGCGCACAGCCGCGCGTACGTCGAGATGAAGTGGCCACGGGCGGCGGCCAAGACCCGGCGGTCGATCGTCGAGGCGCTGACCTCCATCACGGTGACCCTGGCCCGGCCCACCAAACGGGGTCGACCGGATGCCGCTCTGCTCCGTGAGGCGCTGTACCTCTACGGGCTCAACCCGCGTCGCTGGTCCGAAGAGATCCCGGCCGAACACGCGGCGGCGCTGGCCTGGCTGGAAACCGCGTCCCTGCCGGTCGTCGAGCTGGACTCACCCGCGATGGTCCGCCGGGTCCTCGACAGCCTGTGCGTACGCCTCGACGGCAAGCCCGCGGCTGCCTCCACGGTCCAGCGCAAGCGGGCCACCTTCTACAACGTGCTCGGGTACGCCGTCGAGCTGGAGTTGATCGACTCCAACCCGGTCGACCGGGTGCAGTGGACTGCCCCGGAGGTCGCCCAGTCCATCGACCGGCGGGTGGTGGCGAGCCCGACCCAGGTCGCCGCGCTGCTGGAGGCGGTGAAATCTCTCGGCAAACGGGCCGACAAGGTCACCGCGTTCTTCGGCTGCCTCTACTACGCGGGCATGCGCCCCTCGGAAGCGGCCGACCTCCGACGGGACGACTGCGACCTGCCCGGCCGGTGCGTCGGCTGTGGGGCCGACTTCGACGACCTGGCGGCGGTCAAGCCGTCTGGGACCTGCGATCACGAGAAGATCGAATACCGCTGGGGTCGCCTGGTGCTCGCCGGCACTTCGCCCCGCGCCGGCTCGCACTGGACCGATCATGGCGGCTCGCACGAGCGGCGCGGCCTCAAGCACCGGGGGCGGCAGGAAACTCGGACCGTTCCGATCCCGCCCCGGCTGGTCGAGCTGCTGTGCGCGCACGTCGAGAATCACGGCGTTGGCCCGGATGGTCGGTTCTTCCGGGGCCTCCACGGCGGGCCGCTCTCCGAGTCGGTCTACGACCGGTGGTGGAAGCTCGCCCGGGAGAAAGCGCTGACCGAGGCTCAGGCGGCCTCGCCGCTGGCCCGTCGTCCCTATGACCTACGTCACGCCGCAGCTTCGCTCTGGCTGAATGCCGGCGTCCCGCCGACCGAGGTCGCCCGGCGCCTGGGCCACGGCGTCGCCGTTCTGCTCCGCGTCTACGCCAACTGCATCGACGGGGGAGACGACACCATGAACGACAAGATCGGCGATGCGCTCGGATGA
- the rplJ gene encoding 50S ribosomal protein L10, which translates to MADKPIRADKATAVAELTESFRNAGATVLTEYRGLTVSQLTQLRRSLGKETSYTVAKNTLAKRAATEAGISGLDELFTGPTALTFVSGDVVEAAKGLREFAKANPKLVIKGGVFEGKAISAAEVTKLADLESREVLLAKLAGAMKGNLSKAAALFQAPLAKTARLAAALQDKREKEGAEAA; encoded by the coding sequence ATGGCGGACAAGCCGATCCGGGCTGACAAGGCCACGGCCGTCGCCGAGCTGACCGAGAGCTTCCGCAACGCGGGGGCCACCGTGCTGACCGAGTACCGCGGGCTCACGGTTTCCCAGCTCACCCAGCTGCGGCGCTCGCTCGGCAAGGAGACCAGCTACACGGTCGCGAAGAACACGCTGGCCAAGCGTGCGGCGACCGAGGCGGGCATCTCCGGCCTCGACGAGCTGTTCACCGGTCCTACCGCGCTGACTTTCGTTTCGGGCGACGTCGTCGAGGCGGCGAAGGGGCTTCGCGAATTCGCGAAGGCCAACCCGAAGCTCGTCATCAAGGGCGGTGTCTTCGAGGGCAAGGCCATTTCCGCGGCCGAGGTCACGAAGCTCGCCGACCTGGAGTCCCGCGAGGTGCTGCTGGCGAAGCTGGCCGGCGCCATGAAGGGCAACCTGAGCAAGGCCGCGGCCCTGTTCCAGGCTCCGCTCGCCAAGACCGCGCGTCTGGCGGCCGCCCTGCAGGACAAGCGCGAGAAGGAGGGCGCCGAGGCGGCCTGA
- a CDS encoding ABC transporter ATP-binding protein — MRLENVWLRYHRRGPWVLRQTEVRIGPGEAAVVLGRNGAGKSTLLQLTAGGLRPTRGRVVDRPAAVGWVPERFPADQPFTVAQYLAAMGRVAGLSGPATDRAVRHWVDRLGLARFWEVRLPRLSKGTAQKVGLAQALLRRPGLLVLDEPWEGLDAAARELVPVFIDEVLADGGTVLVSDHRGETVRLPGARRWTVADGTVTEQASSGDTAMAVVELAVPAAGVAAAVARLRADGHHVLRVREHAAPPPATRPDPGPPPDATPRPVAAPPTDAASPPAVAPLADAASPPAARSAVPPADAVSSPANGPWPGIGSAQAAGPRPGGGPTVDAPIPVEPAPAPPDAGVLAGRDLTGPAREVTR; from the coding sequence ATGCGGCTGGAGAACGTCTGGTTGCGCTATCACCGGCGCGGCCCGTGGGTGTTGCGGCAGACCGAGGTGCGGATCGGTCCGGGCGAGGCCGCGGTGGTGCTCGGGCGCAACGGGGCGGGCAAGTCGACGCTGCTCCAACTCACCGCGGGCGGGCTCCGGCCGACCCGCGGCCGGGTGGTCGACCGGCCCGCCGCCGTCGGCTGGGTGCCGGAGCGTTTCCCCGCCGACCAGCCGTTCACCGTGGCGCAGTACCTCGCCGCGATGGGCCGGGTCGCCGGTCTCTCCGGTCCGGCGACGGACCGGGCGGTGCGGCACTGGGTCGACCGGCTCGGTCTGGCCCGGTTCTGGGAGGTCCGGTTGCCCCGGTTGTCGAAGGGCACCGCCCAGAAGGTCGGCCTGGCCCAGGCGCTGCTGCGGCGGCCCGGCCTGCTCGTCCTCGACGAGCCCTGGGAGGGTCTGGACGCCGCCGCCCGCGAGCTGGTGCCGGTGTTCATCGACGAGGTGCTGGCCGACGGCGGCACGGTCCTGGTCAGCGACCACCGTGGTGAGACCGTCCGGCTGCCCGGCGCCCGGCGGTGGACGGTCGCCGACGGCACGGTGACCGAGCAGGCGTCGTCGGGCGACACGGCCATGGCGGTGGTCGAACTGGCGGTCCCGGCCGCCGGGGTCGCCGCCGCCGTCGCCCGGTTGCGCGCCGACGGGCACCACGTCCTCCGGGTACGCGAGCACGCCGCCCCGCCTCCCGCCACGCGACCCGATCCCGGGCCGCCCCCCGACGCCACCCCGCGACCCGTCGCGGCACCGCCGACCGACGCCGCCTCACCTCCCGCCGTGGCGCCGCTGGCCGATGCCGCCTCGCCTCCCGCGGCGCGATCCGCGGTGCCGCCGGCCGATGCCGTTTCGTCTCCCGCGAACGGCCCATGGCCCGGCATCGGGTCTGCGCAGGCGGCCGGCCCCAGGCCGGGTGGTGGCCCGACGGTCGACGCCCCGATCCCGGTCGAGCCGGCTCCGGCTCCGCCGGACGCCGGGGTGCTGGCCGGGCGGGACCTGACCGGTCCGGCTCGGGAGGTGACCCGGTGA
- the rpmG gene encoding 50S ribosomal protein L33 translates to MAKATDVRPKITLACVECKERNYITRKNRRNDPDRIELKKFCPRDGRHTVHRETR, encoded by the coding sequence GTGGCGAAGGCGACCGATGTCCGGCCGAAGATCACTTTGGCGTGTGTGGAGTGCAAGGAGCGCAACTACATCACGCGCAAGAACCGTCGTAACGACCCGGACCGCATCGAGCTGAAGAAGTTCTGCCCGCGCGACGGCCGGCACACGGTCCACCGCGAGACCCGCTGA
- the secE gene encoding preprotein translocase subunit SecE produces MAENKRRGEDAGDERLPEDAVVDDTAEDDATSEDEPVTRGGTATRERARADSTEGRKTRKDTERIGLFARIARFFREVVAELRKVIWPTRKELLTYTAVVVTFVAVMLAIVAGLDYGFAKAVLWVFGNPS; encoded by the coding sequence GTGGCCGAGAACAAGCGGCGCGGCGAGGACGCCGGCGACGAGCGTCTGCCTGAGGACGCGGTCGTCGACGACACGGCCGAAGACGACGCCACGAGCGAGGACGAGCCGGTCACCCGGGGTGGCACCGCCACCCGCGAGAGGGCCCGTGCCGATTCGACCGAGGGCCGGAAGACCCGTAAGGACACCGAGCGGATCGGGCTCTTCGCCCGTATCGCGCGGTTCTTCCGCGAGGTCGTGGCCGAGCTGCGTAAGGTCATCTGGCCGACCCGCAAGGAGCTGCTGACCTACACGGCCGTGGTGGTCACCTTCGTCGCGGTGATGCTGGCGATCGTGGCCGGCCTGGACTACGGCTTCGCGAAGGCGGTGCTGTGGGTCTTCGGCAACCCCAGCTGA
- a CDS encoding MaoC family dehydratase N-terminal domain-containing protein, which yields MSLDPSFVGRTYPPTAPYQVGREKIREFATAIGATDPAHHDPEAARALGHSDVVAPPTFPVIVTMAASRQIVEDPALGVDYSRVVHGDQRFAYTRPVVAGDELVCVNTIEEITNRGGHGFLTTRTDVTTAAGEPVVAVWSKIVVRGEA from the coding sequence ATGTCCCTGGACCCGTCCTTCGTCGGCCGGACGTATCCGCCGACCGCCCCCTATCAGGTGGGCCGAGAAAAGATCCGCGAGTTCGCCACCGCCATCGGCGCCACCGACCCGGCTCACCACGACCCGGAGGCCGCGCGGGCGCTCGGGCACTCCGACGTGGTCGCCCCGCCGACCTTCCCGGTGATCGTGACCATGGCCGCCAGCCGGCAGATCGTCGAGGACCCGGCGCTCGGTGTCGACTACAGCCGGGTCGTCCACGGCGACCAGCGCTTCGCGTACACCCGGCCGGTGGTGGCCGGTGACGAGTTGGTCTGCGTCAACACCATCGAGGAGATCACCAACCGGGGCGGGCACGGCTTCCTGACCACCCGTACCGACGTGACCACCGCCGCCGGCGAGCCGGTGGTGGCCGTCTGGTCCAAGATCGTCGTACGCGGGGAGGCCTGA
- a CDS encoding DUF2637 domain-containing protein codes for MIRARAESGARLLILLAVGIMAGAAAFTHVHDLTVAHGQPDWIGWANAVAVELMAIYLGLEIRARRRAGRPVGLVGVLLVAFALLSLAAQVAEAEPSIWGWIVAAVPSLAFLALVKVVLSSASATPPAPEPSQPQADWYDEPEQVEPAPPAPVVPTTPAAVLPPLGVAQPSRPQVVGIIR; via the coding sequence GTGATCCGCGCTCGTGCCGAGTCCGGCGCCCGCCTGCTGATCCTGCTCGCGGTCGGGATCATGGCCGGTGCCGCTGCCTTCACCCACGTCCACGATCTGACCGTCGCGCACGGCCAGCCCGACTGGATCGGCTGGGCCAACGCGGTGGCGGTCGAGCTGATGGCCATCTACCTCGGGCTGGAGATCCGCGCCCGGCGTCGAGCTGGTCGACCGGTCGGCCTGGTCGGCGTGCTCCTGGTCGCGTTCGCCTTGCTCTCCCTCGCCGCCCAGGTCGCGGAAGCCGAACCGTCCATCTGGGGCTGGATCGTCGCGGCCGTGCCGTCGCTGGCCTTCCTCGCCCTGGTCAAGGTCGTCCTGTCCAGCGCATCGGCCACCCCGCCGGCACCCGAGCCGAGCCAGCCACAGGCCGACTGGTACGACGAGCCGGAACAGGTCGAGCCCGCGCCGCCGGCTCCCGTGGTGCCGACGACCCCGGCCGCGGTGCTGCCTCCGCTCGGCGTCGCACAGCCCAGCCGGCCGCAGGTCGTGGGGATCATCCGATGA
- the nusG gene encoding transcription termination/antitermination protein NusG — MPEYDETAETPGEQSTVATAANNESVEAASEPEFPTTEPAPDEDFDPVAELRQKLRYAPGDWYVVHSYAGYENKVKTNLETRITSLDMEDFIYQVEVPTREEVEVKNGKRSQIQAKVFPGYILVRMELTAESYSCVRNTPGVTGFVGATDRADRPAPLSLDEVLKWLAPAVEAVEKKAKPEVRVLDFEVGDSVTVTDGAFASLPATISEINADQQKLKVLVSIFGRETPVELNFNQVAKI, encoded by the coding sequence GTGCCTGAGTACGACGAGACCGCCGAGACCCCGGGCGAGCAGTCCACGGTGGCGACGGCGGCCAACAACGAGTCGGTCGAGGCCGCCAGCGAGCCGGAATTCCCGACCACCGAGCCCGCCCCGGACGAGGACTTCGACCCGGTCGCCGAGCTGCGCCAGAAGCTGCGCTACGCCCCCGGCGACTGGTACGTGGTGCACTCGTACGCCGGCTACGAGAACAAGGTCAAGACCAACCTCGAGACCCGGATCACCTCCCTCGACATGGAGGACTTCATCTACCAGGTCGAGGTGCCGACCCGGGAAGAGGTCGAGGTCAAGAACGGTAAGCGGTCGCAGATCCAGGCGAAGGTCTTCCCGGGCTACATCCTGGTCCGGATGGAGCTGACCGCCGAGTCCTACTCCTGCGTCCGGAACACCCCGGGGGTCACCGGCTTCGTCGGCGCGACCGACCGGGCCGACCGGCCGGCGCCGCTGAGCCTCGACGAGGTGCTGAAGTGGCTGGCCCCGGCGGTCGAGGCCGTGGAGAAGAAGGCGAAGCCCGAGGTCAGGGTCCTCGACTTCGAGGTCGGCGACTCGGTCACCGTCACCGACGGTGCCTTCGCTTCGCTGCCGGCGACGATCAGCGAGATCAACGCCGACCAGCAGAAGCTCAAGGTGCTGGTGTCGATCTTCGGCCGGGAGACGCCGGTCGAGCTGAACTTCAACCAGGTCGCCAAGATCTGA
- a CDS encoding putative bifunctional diguanylate cyclase/phosphodiesterase: MSGRGTPRRRSSEDAWIVTAPLVLLAVACATLTGLIVKPPIGGWLPAAVLLALMIVASAPVVGLVVRRQSLGMTLTELPLVLAFYFLPPLTVVLIYTLSSLVTHLRHRLAAPKLWFNVARAAAGTSLGVLVLHALPPSRDVGPATWLGLCLAVSMVILVSLTSIAAVQALLLGWHAGRETLRALPSATITIGINVSAGLIVLTLLKASWWSLVPLAVLATGLVVVYRSYAEFFQQHRTLTGMYELSRAISASGQDGTLADALLGRVRALMQAEYATLWLPAQGRHPETLLTARVDDPGLLDTGPTPPELRRKAVGAARPVTVGRGVCSDPEFRASLAEEGVKDTIIVPLHSGRVAIGTLEVTNRLVDPSHFTQRDVAVLETVAAHAAAALENSRLVDRLRHDAEHDALTKLPNRRRLTAAVAEAVKIGAPGEVVALLLFDVDRLRQVNESLGHAAGDKILVEVAERLRACAPSSALVGRAGGDEFLVTLRLESAETALELAGRLREQIRDEMVFDALTLDVDTAVGVAVHPDHGSDAVSLLQRVDLAATAAKSVPGSVQLYSPALESRSLRRLGLAGDLRRALDDGALEVYFQPKVTLRDRRLVGVECLARWEHPAHGTVAPDDFVAVAEHTGQLGRLTEFVLRESLRRSRDWSHGEHSLAVSVNLAGRTLIDQHFPALVRELLDEYGVPPQRLTLEITESGVLDGTERPIPTLRRLRDLGVRLSVDDFGTGNSSLAQLRRLPVNEVKVDRSFVQGMATDPGDLAIVNAVVTLSQQFGLAVVAEGVESELTLELLQDIGCEIGQGFLFSRPLPYERLEAWFGAQVDPEAIIAGELPRLRVVP, from the coding sequence ATGAGCGGGCGAGGCACGCCGAGGCGCAGGTCGTCGGAGGACGCCTGGATCGTCACAGCACCGCTCGTCCTGCTCGCCGTCGCGTGCGCGACACTCACCGGCCTGATCGTTAAGCCGCCCATCGGTGGCTGGTTGCCGGCCGCGGTGCTGCTGGCCCTCATGATCGTGGCCAGCGCCCCGGTCGTCGGCTTGGTCGTCCGCCGGCAGTCGCTGGGCATGACGCTCACCGAGCTGCCGCTGGTGCTGGCGTTCTACTTCCTGCCACCGCTGACGGTCGTCCTTATCTACACCCTGTCGTCGCTGGTCACCCATCTGCGGCACCGGTTGGCGGCACCCAAGCTCTGGTTCAACGTCGCCCGCGCGGCTGCCGGTACGTCCCTGGGTGTCCTCGTCCTGCACGCGCTGCCGCCGTCCCGGGACGTCGGTCCCGCCACCTGGCTCGGCCTGTGCCTCGCCGTCAGCATGGTGATCCTGGTCAGCCTCACCTCGATCGCCGCGGTGCAGGCTCTGCTGCTGGGCTGGCATGCCGGCCGGGAGACCCTTCGCGCGCTGCCCTCGGCGACGATCACCATCGGCATCAACGTCTCGGCCGGCCTGATCGTGCTGACCCTGCTCAAGGCGTCCTGGTGGTCGCTGGTGCCACTCGCGGTGCTGGCCACCGGGCTCGTGGTGGTCTACCGGTCGTACGCCGAGTTCTTCCAGCAGCACCGCACCCTCACCGGGATGTACGAGCTGAGCCGCGCCATCTCGGCCAGCGGCCAGGACGGCACGCTCGCCGACGCCCTCCTCGGCCGGGTCCGCGCGCTCATGCAGGCCGAGTACGCCACCCTCTGGCTGCCCGCCCAGGGCCGGCACCCGGAGACCCTGCTCACCGCCCGGGTCGATGACCCGGGGCTGCTGGACACCGGACCCACCCCACCCGAACTGCGGCGGAAGGCGGTCGGCGCGGCCCGCCCGGTCACCGTCGGACGCGGAGTGTGCAGCGATCCCGAGTTCCGCGCCAGCCTGGCCGAGGAGGGGGTCAAGGACACGATCATCGTCCCGCTCCACTCCGGCCGGGTCGCGATCGGGACGCTCGAGGTCACCAATCGGCTCGTCGACCCCTCGCATTTCACCCAGCGGGACGTGGCGGTCCTGGAGACGGTCGCCGCGCACGCCGCCGCGGCCCTGGAGAACTCCCGGCTGGTCGACCGCCTCCGCCACGACGCGGAGCACGACGCGCTGACCAAGCTGCCCAACCGGCGGCGGCTGACCGCCGCGGTGGCCGAGGCGGTCAAGATCGGGGCGCCGGGCGAGGTGGTGGCGCTGCTGCTGTTCGACGTCGACCGGCTGCGCCAGGTCAACGAGTCGCTCGGCCACGCGGCCGGTGACAAGATCCTCGTCGAGGTCGCCGAACGGTTGCGCGCCTGTGCGCCCTCCTCGGCGCTCGTCGGCCGGGCCGGCGGCGACGAGTTCCTGGTGACGCTGCGGCTGGAGAGCGCCGAGACGGCGCTGGAGCTGGCCGGGCGGCTCCGCGAGCAGATCCGCGACGAGATGGTCTTCGACGCGCTCACCCTGGACGTGGACACCGCCGTCGGGGTGGCCGTACACCCGGATCATGGCAGCGACGCGGTGTCCCTGCTCCAGCGGGTGGACCTGGCCGCGACGGCGGCGAAGTCGGTCCCCGGCAGCGTCCAGCTCTACAGCCCGGCACTGGAGTCCCGGTCGCTGCGCCGGCTGGGCCTGGCCGGCGACCTGCGCCGGGCCCTGGACGACGGCGCGCTGGAGGTCTACTTCCAGCCCAAGGTGACGCTGCGGGACCGGCGTCTGGTCGGGGTGGAGTGCCTGGCCCGCTGGGAGCACCCGGCACACGGCACGGTGGCCCCCGACGACTTCGTCGCGGTGGCCGAGCACACCGGCCAGTTGGGTCGGCTCACCGAGTTCGTGCTCCGGGAGAGCCTGCGGCGCAGCCGGGACTGGAGCCATGGCGAGCACTCGCTCGCCGTCTCCGTCAACCTCGCCGGCCGTACGCTCATCGACCAGCACTTCCCGGCCCTGGTGCGGGAGTTGCTCGACGAGTACGGCGTACCGCCGCAGCGGCTCACCCTGGAGATCACCGAGTCGGGCGTGCTGGACGGCACGGAACGCCCGATACCCACCCTGCGGCGCCTGCGTGACCTCGGCGTCCGGCTCTCGGTGGACGACTTCGGCACCGGCAACTCCTCCCTGGCCCAGTTGCGTCGGCTGCCGGTGAACGAGGTGAAGGTCGACCGGTCGTTCGTGCAGGGGATGGCGACCGATCCGGGCGACCTGGCCATTGTGAACGCCGTGGTGACGCTCTCCCAGCAGTTCGGGCTGGCCGTGGTGGCCGAGGGCGTGGAGAGCGAGCTGACCCTGGAGCTGCTCCAGGACATCGGCTGTGAGATCGGCCAGGGCTTCCTGTTCAGCCGGCCGCTGCCGTACGAGCGGCTGGAGGCCTGGTTCGGTGCCCAGGTCGACCCGGAGGCGATCATCGCCGGCGAGCTGCCTCGCCTGCGTGTGGTGCCCTGA
- a CDS encoding helix-turn-helix transcriptional regulator: MNEELLTVPEVLAELRVPRSTWFYWRQTGKGPRVIKLPNGQLRVRRSALGRWLGELE; encoded by the coding sequence TTGAACGAGGAGCTTTTGACCGTGCCGGAAGTGCTCGCCGAGCTGCGCGTACCGCGCTCGACCTGGTTCTACTGGCGGCAGACCGGCAAGGGGCCACGGGTGATCAAGCTTCCGAACGGGCAGCTACGGGTTCGCCGGTCGGCGCTCGGGCGGTGGCTCGGTGAGCTGGAGTAG
- the rplA gene encoding 50S ribosomal protein L1: MQRSKNYRKAADVIDRSKLYSPAEAVKLAKETTNVKFDATVEVAMRLGVDPRKADQMVRGTVNLPHGTGKTARVIVFAAGAKAEEAAAAGADEVGTDELVARIQGGWLDFDAAIATPDQMAKIGRIARILGPRGLMPNPKTGTVTMDVAKAVSDIKGGKITFRVDKHSNLHLIIGKASFSETQLIDNYAAVLDEVLRSKPSAAKGKYLKKVTLTTTMGPGVPVDPNAVKNLSEASAEA, from the coding sequence ATGCAGCGCAGCAAGAACTACCGCAAGGCCGCCGACGTCATCGACCGGTCGAAGCTCTACTCGCCCGCCGAGGCCGTCAAGCTGGCCAAGGAGACCACCAACGTCAAGTTCGACGCCACGGTCGAGGTCGCCATGCGCCTCGGCGTCGACCCCCGCAAGGCGGACCAGATGGTCCGTGGCACGGTCAACCTGCCGCACGGCACCGGTAAGACCGCCCGCGTGATCGTCTTCGCCGCCGGGGCGAAGGCCGAGGAGGCCGCCGCCGCGGGTGCGGACGAGGTGGGCACCGACGAGCTGGTCGCCCGTATCCAGGGCGGTTGGCTCGACTTCGACGCGGCGATCGCCACGCCGGACCAGATGGCCAAGATCGGCCGGATCGCGCGGATCCTGGGCCCGCGCGGCCTGATGCCGAACCCGAAGACCGGCACGGTGACCATGGACGTCGCCAAGGCCGTCTCGGACATCAAGGGCGGCAAGATCACCTTCCGGGTGGACAAGCACTCGAACCTCCACCTGATCATCGGCAAGGCCTCGTTCTCCGAGACTCAGCTGATCGACAACTACGCGGCGGTGCTGGACGAGGTGCTGCGCTCGAAGCCGTCCGCGGCCAAGGGCAAGTACCTGAAGAAGGTCACCCTCACCACCACCATGGGCCCGGGCGTCCCGGTCGACCCGAACGCGGTGAAGAACCTGAGCGAGGCCTCGGCCGAGGCCTGA
- the rplK gene encoding 50S ribosomal protein L11 — protein sequence MPPKKKLVKTFTLQLPAGQATPAPPVGPALGQHGVNIMEFCKSYNAQTESQRGDIVPAEISVYEDRTFTFVLKTPPAARLLIKAAGVQKGSGVPHKEKVGTVTRAQVREIAEKKMSDLNANDLDQAEKIIAGTARSMGLNVAD from the coding sequence ATGCCTCCGAAGAAGAAGCTCGTCAAGACGTTCACGCTTCAGCTGCCGGCGGGCCAGGCCACCCCGGCGCCGCCGGTCGGCCCCGCGCTCGGCCAGCACGGCGTGAACATCATGGAGTTCTGCAAGTCCTACAACGCGCAGACCGAGTCGCAGCGGGGCGACATCGTCCCCGCCGAGATCAGCGTCTACGAGGACCGCACCTTCACCTTCGTGCTGAAGACCCCGCCCGCCGCCCGGCTGCTGATCAAGGCCGCCGGTGTGCAGAAGGGCTCGGGCGTCCCGCACAAGGAGAAGGTCGGCACGGTGACCCGCGCCCAGGTACGCGAGATCGCCGAGAAGAAGATGTCGGACCTCAACGCCAACGACCTCGACCAGGCTGAGAAGATCATCGCCGGCACCGCCCGGTCGATGGGCCTGAACGTCGCCGACTGA